Below is a window of Shinella sp. PSBB067 DNA.
GATACAGATTTGGCCGCCGCGAAAATGCAAAAAGGGCGGCCCGAAGACCGCCCTTTCCGAACTGAACCGGTTTGGCTCGGATGCAGGACCCGAAGGTCTTACATCATGTCCATTCCGCCCATTCCGCCCATGCCGCCCGGCATAGCCGGAGCGTCCTTCTTGGGCAGTTCGGCGATCATGGCTTCCGTCGTGATCAGCAGCGAGGCAACCGAAGCGGCGTTCTGGAGCGCCGTGCGGACGACCTTGACCGGGTCGACGATGCCGAGTGCGATCAGGTCGCCGTATTCGCCGGTCTGGGCGTTGTAGCCGTAGTTGTCTTCGTTCTTGTCGAGGATCTTGCCGACGACGATGGAGGCTTCGTCACCTGCGTTTTCCGCAATCTGGCGAACGAGGGACTGGAGAGCCTTGCGCACGATGTTGATGCCGGCTTCCTGGTCGTCGTTCTCGCCCTTGGCGGCGATCTTCGTGGAAGAGCGGAGCAGGGCGACGCCGCCGCCCGGTACGATGCCTTCCTGAACGGCAGCGCGCGTCGCGTTGAGGGCGTCGTCGATGCGGTCCTTCTTTTCCTTCACTTCGACTTCCGTCGAGCCGCCGACGCGGATGACGGCAACGCCGCCGGCCAGCTTGGCAAGGCGTTCCTGCAGCTTCTCGCGGTCGTAGTCGGAGGTGGTTTCCTCGATCTGGGCCTTGATCTGCGCGACGCGGCCTTCGATTTCGGCCTTCTGGCCGGCACCGTCGACGATCGTCGTGTTTTCCTTGGAGATCGAGACCTTCTTGGCACGGCCGAGCATGTCGAGCGTGACGTTTTCGAGCTTGATGCCGAGGTCTTCGGAGATGACCGTGCCGCCCGTCAGGATGGCGATGTCTTCGAGCATGGCCTTGCGGCGGTCGCCGAAGCCCGGAGCCTTGACGGCAGCGATCTTGAGGCCGCCACGCAGCTTGTTGACGACGAGGGTCGCAAGCGCTTCGCCTTCGACGTCTTCAGCGACGATGACCAGCGGCTTGCCGGTCTGGACGACGGCTTCGAGGACCGGGAGCATGGCCTGGAGGTTCGAGAGCTTCTTCTCGTGCAGGAGAATGTAGGCGTCTTCGAGATCGGCGACCATCTTTTCCGGGTTGGTCACGAAGTAGGGCGAGAGATAGCCGCGGTCGAACTGCATGCCTTCGACGACTTCGAGTTCGGTTTCGGCGGTCTTGGCTTCTTCAACCGTGATGACGCCTTCGTTGCCGACCTTCTGCATGGCTTCGGCAATGTCGAGACCGACCTGCTTGTCGCCGTTTGCGGAGATCGTGCCGACCTGGGCGACTTCTTCCGAGGTGTTGATCTTCTTGGCCTTGGCCTGGAGATCCTTGACGACTTCGGCGACGGCGAGGTCGATGCCGCGCTTCAGGTCCATCGGGTTCATGCCGGCGGCAACGGCCTTGTGGCCTTCGCGGACGATGGCCTGGGCCAGAACCGTCGCGGTCGTCGTGCCGTCGCCGGCGATGTCGTTGGTCTTGGAGGCGACTTCACGGACGAGCTGGGCGCCCATGTTCTCGAACTTGTCTTCCAGTTCGATTTCCTTGGCGACGGAAACGCCGTCCTTGGTGATGCGCGGAGCGCCGAAGGACTTGTCGATGACGACGTTGCGGCCCTTCGGGCCGAGCGTTACCTTGACGGCGTCTGCGAGGACGTCGACGCCGCGCAGCATCTTTTCGCGTGCGGTGCGGCCGAATTTGACTTCTTTGGCTGCCATTGTGAGAACTCCTGAAGAGGTATCAGCGAATTGGGGAAGGAATTATCGGCGAGATCAGCCGATGATGCCCATGATGTCGGCTTCCTTCATGATCAGAAGGTCTTCGCCGTCGAGCTTGACTTCGGTGCCGGACCACTTGCCGAACAGGACGCGGTCGCCGGCCTTGACGTCGAGTGCGACGACCTTGCCGGATTCGTCACGCGCGCCGGAGCCGACGGCGACGACTTCGCCTTCCTGCGGCTTTTCCTTGGCGGTGTCCGGAATGATGATGCCGCCCTTGGTCTTGGCTTCGGATTCGACGCGACGAACGACGACGCGGTCGTGAAGCGGGCGGAAGGTGGTGCTTGCCATTGTCTTATCCCTCGATCAAATGACATGACGGATCGCGATGCGGACCCGGTGGATTGATGTTAGCACTCGCCGTTAAGGAGTGCTAGCGGAGCCGAGATAGGCGCCCGCGCGTTTCGAGTCAAGAATGGACCATCGAAATTATTTCGGCCGGCATGGTTACCGCAGCCGGCAGATGGGAGCCATGTCGCACGCCATCAAGGCAGCTTCGTGAATTTTCGCCCGTTTCCCTGTGGATGGGGCAAAATTGCGGGAAGAGGCTTGTTTTCTTGGCGTCGCTTTGCAATGTCAGCCGGGCTCGATCTCGACACGGGAATCCCTGATGGCTCAACGCATCCAATCCTTCCGCGACATCGCCGCGCAGTACGACGCGGTGCTCTGCGACGTCTGGGGCGTCCTGCACAACGGCGTCGAGGCCTTTTCCCACGCGTCCGAGGCGCTCGCCGAAGCCCGCGCGGCCGGTCTTTCGGTCGTGCTCGTCACCAATTCCCCGCGTCCCCATCCCGGCGTGAAGGTGCAGATCCGCGGGCTCGGCGTTCGCGACGACGCCTATGACCGCATCGTCACCTCGGGCGACGTCACCCGTTCCCTGATCGCCGAAGGCCCGGGCAAGGTCTATTTCATCGGGGCCGAGAAGGACCTGCCGCTGCTGGACGGTCTCGATGTCGAGACGGTCGGGCTTAAGGAGGCCGGCATCGTCGTCTGCGCGGGCCTGCGCGACGACGAAGTGGAAGCCGTCGAGGACTATCGCGAGGAACTGGCGGCGCTCGCCGCGCGCGGCCTGCCCTTCATCTGCGCCAATCCGGACCTCGTCGTCGAGCGCGGCCACAAGCTCATCGCCTGCGCCGGCGCGCTTGCCGGGCTTTATGAAGAGCTCGGCGGCACGACCCGCATCGCCGGCAAGCCGCACCGGCCGATCTACGAGAAGTCGCTGGCCGAGCTGCGCGCGGTGCGCGGCGCCTTCGACATGGCCCGCGTGATCGCCATCGGCGACGGCATGCCGACCGATGTCCGCGGCGCGCAGGCCTATGGCCTCGACGTGCTCTACATTTCGGGCGGCATCCACGCGGGGCACTATGTGGAAGGCGGACGTACCGACGAGGCAAGGCTCGCCGCCTTCCTCGCGGCGGAGGATGCCCATCCGAAATGGTGGATGCCCCGGCTGCAGTGACGGGATGGAGACGGTCGGCATGACGGTATTTCACAGGAACGAGACCAGGGAGCCGCTGCCGGAGCCTCTGCGCGGCGGCGTCATCGCCATCGGCAACTTCGACGGCGTGCACCGCGGCCACCAGGCCGTGCTGCAGCGGGCGCTCGACATCGCGGCGGATCGCGCCATCCCGGCGCTGGTGCTGACCTTCGAGCCGCATCCGCGCACCGTCTTCCGCCCGGAGCGCCCCGTCTTCCGCATCACCCCGGCCCCGCTCAAGGCCCGCATCCTCGAAGGCATGGGCTTTTCCGCCGTCATCGAATATCCCTTCGACCGCAGCTTCTCCGAAATCTCCGCCCACGACTTCATCGGCTCCGTCCTCATGGACTGGCTGCACGCTTCCGAGGTCGTCACCGGCTTCGACTTCCATTTCGGCAGGGGCCGGGAAGGCGGCCCCGCCTTCCTGATGGCGGCTGGCCAGGACAACGGCTTCGGCGTCACGCTCGTCGACGCCTTCCGCGACGAGAACGCCTCGGTCATCTCCTCCAGCTTCATCCGCGCGCTGCTCGGCGAGGGAGAGGTCGCGGAAGCCGCCGGCCAGCTCGGCTACCGCTATACGGTCGAGGCCGAGGTGATCGGCGGCAAGCGGCTCGGCCGCACGCTCGGCTATCCCACCGCCAACATGCAGCTTCCGCCCGAGGTGGAACTGCGCAACGGCATCTACGCCGTGCGTTTCCGCCGCCCGGACGGCAGCCTCCACGACGGCGTCGCCAGCTACGGCCGCCGCCCGACCGTCGATGCGAACGGCGCCCCGCTGCTCGAAACCTTCCTGTTCGATTTCTCCGGCGACCTCTACGGCGAGGTCTGCGCCGTCTCCTTCTTCGGCCACCTGCGCGACGAATTGAAATTCGACGGCCTCGATGCCCTCGTGGTGCAGATGAAGCGCGACGAGGAGGAGGCAAGGGCCCTGCTTTCCGGCGTCAGGCCGCTCGGGGCCATCGACCGGCGTCTCTGTTTCTGAGGCCGCGATGAGCGGCGCGCATTGCCCCGTCCATCTCTTCCGTTCGGTGGGCTTTGCGCCTTCCGGCGATACCGTGGTCGGCATCGCGCCGCTGGACAAGGTCGTCGCCGTCTATGGCGGCGGCGGAGCCTTCGATGCGGACGGGCTTTCGGCCGCCTTCGGCGGAGCGGCCGTTTTCAGGCACGAGGCGACGGGCGAGCTTTTCGCCGGTGTCTGGGGCACGCGCAATGCTTCCCGCTTTCGTCGCGAGATGCGTGAGCGCATGCCCGTCGTCGTCAGCCGCGAAATGCCGGAGGTGCGGCTGGTCGTGCGCAGCGCGGAAGGCAGGCGCCCCGTACGGCCGCCGCTTGCCGGGGGTTAGCGGGCGTTCGTGCCGGCACGCGGTCGATTGCGGCGCTTGCAGGCTTTTCAAAACGCCGAAAAGGCCGTAAGACCGCGCGCATGATGCTCCACCGGCCGACCATCGATCTGCGAATTAGTGGCCCGGCCTTCCGCGCGCTCTGAGCGAGGCCGGAAGGTCCGGGATTTCGGGCGTTGCTGACGACGCCCCCGCCGTCATTGCCGGTGCATTGACCGATATTTCCCCGCATGCGCGAAAGACGCGCGACGAGACGATAGCCACACCCATGACCGATACAGCCGAAAAAGTCGATTATTCGTCCACCCTCTACCTGCCGCAGACGGATTTCCCGATGCGCGCCGGCCTGCCGCAGAAGGAGCCGGAAACGGTCGCCCGCTGGCAGAAGATGGAGCTTTACAAGAAGCTGCGCGCCTCCGCCGCCGGCCGCGAGAAGTTCGTGCTGCACGACGGCCCGCCCTATGCCAACGGCAACATCCATATCGGCCACGCGCTGAACAAGATCCTGAAGGACGTCATCAACCGCTCCTTCCAGATGCGCGGCTACGACGCCAACTATGTGCCCGGCTGGGACTGCCACGGCCTTCCGATCGAATGGAAGATCGAGGAGAAGTACCGCGAGAAGGGCAGGAACAAGGACGAAGTCCCGGTCAACGAATTCCGCCAGGAATGCCGTGACTTCGCCAGCGGCTGGATCAAGGTCCAGACCGAGGAGTTCAAGCGCCTCGGCATCGAGGGCGATTTCGAGAACCCCTACACGACGATGAACTTCCACGCCGAAGCCCGCATCGCCGGCGAACTGCTGAAGATCGCGAAAAGCGGCCAGCTCTATCGCGGCTCCAAGCCGGTGATGTGGTCGGTCGTCGAGCGCACGGCGCTGGCCGAGGCCGAGGTCGAATATGCCGATGTCGAGAGCGACACGATCTGGGTGAAGTTCCCGATCGTCGAAGGCCCGGCCGACCTTCAGGGCAACTTCGTCGTCATCTGGACCACCACCCCCTGGACGATCCCCGGCAACCGCGCCATCGCCTTCTCCTCGCGTTTCCCTTACGGTCTCTATGAGGTCGAAAGCGCCCAGAACGACTTCGGCCCGCAGCCGGGCGAAAAGCTGATCTTCGCGACGCGCCTTGCCGACGAGGCCGCCGCCAAGGCGAAGCTTACCTTCCGGTTCGTGCGCGACGTGGCGCCCGAGGAACTGGCCGCCATCACCTGCACCCATCCGCTCAAGGACCTCGGCTATACTTTCCCCGTTCCCCTGCTCGACGGCGACCACGTCACCGACGATGCCGGCACGGGCTTCGTGCACACGGCCCCCAGCCACGGCCGCGAGGACTTCGACGCCTGGACGGCGAAGGCCCGCGAGCTGGAAGCGCGCGGCATCTCCTCGAAGATCCCGTTCCCGGTCGACGACGCCGGCTTCTATACCGCCGACGCCCCCGGCTTCGAGGGCGCGCGCGTCATGGACGACAACGGCAAGAAGGGCGATGCCAACGAGCGCGTCATCAAGGCGCTGATTGCGTCCAACATGCTCTTCGCCCGCGGCCGCCTCAAACACTCCTATCCGCATTCCTGGCGCTCCAAGAAACCGGTCATCTTCCGCAACACGCCGCAATGGTTCGTCTACATGGACAAGGAACTCGGCGACGGCACCACGCTGCGCTCGCGCTCGCTTTCCGCCATCGACGACACCCGCTTCGTGCCCGCCGCCGGCCAGAACCGCCTGCGCGCCATGATCGAGGGCCGCCCGGACTGGGTGCTCTCGCGCCAGCGCGCCTGGGGCGTGCCGATCGCCGTCTTCGCCGACGAGAACGGCGAGGTGCTGGTGGACGACGCCGTCAACGCCCGCATCCTCGAAGCCTTCGAGAAGGAGGGCGCGGACGCCTGGTTCGCCGAAGGCGCCAAGGAACGTTTCCTCGGCAGGGAACATGACGCGGCCCGCTGGACGCAGGTCATGGACATCCTCGACGTCTGGTTCGATTCGGGCTCGACGCACACCTTCACCCTGGAAGACCGCCCGGACCTGAAATGGCCGGCCGACGTCTATCTCGAAGGCTCGGACCAGCATCGCGGCTGGTTCCATTCCTCGCTGCTGGAAAGCTGCGCGACGCGCGGCCGCGCGCCCTACAACGCCGTCGTCACACATGGCTTCACCATGGACGAGAAGGGCGAGAAGATGTCGAAGTCCAAGGGCAACGTCGTCTCGCCGCAGGACGTGATGAAGGAATCGGGCGCCGACATCCTGCGCCTCTGGGTCATGACGACGGACTACTGGGAAGACCAGCGCCTCGGCAAGACGATCATCCAGACCAATATCGACGCCTACCGCAAGCTGCGCAACACGGTGCGCTGGATGCTGGGCACGCTCGCCCACGACACGGGCGAGGAGATCGCCCTTGCCGACATGCCGGAGCTGGAACGGCTGATGCTGCATCGCCTGTCGCAGCTCGACGTTCTGGTGCGCGAAGGCTACGACGCCTTCGACTTCAAGAAGATCACCCGCGCGCTCATAGACTTCTCCAACGTCGAGCTCTCGGCCTTCTACTTCGATATCCGCAAGGATGCGCTCTACTGCGACGCCCCGTCCTCGCTGAAGCGCCGCGCCGCGCTCTCGGTCATCCGCAAGCTCTTCGAGTGCCTCGTCACCTGGCTGGCGCCCATGCTGCCCTTCACGATGGAAGAGGCATGGCTTTCCCGCAAGCCGGATGCCGTCTCGGTGCATCTCGAACAGTTCCCGGCTGTCCCGGCCGAATGGCGTGACGATGCGCTGGAAGCCAAGTGGGAGAAGATCCGCGACGTGCGCTCGGTCGTGACGGGCGCGCTGGAGATCGAGCGCCGTGAAAAGCGCATCGGCGCCTCGCTGGAAGCCGCCCCCGTCGTCCATGTCGGCGACGCGGAGCTGCTGAAGGCGCTGGAAGGCCAGGACTTTGCGGAGATCTGCATCACCTCGGCCATCACGGTCGTTGCCGGCGAAGGCCCGGCCGGTGCCTTCCGCCTGGCCGAAGTCGCCAAGGTCTCGGTCGAGCCGAAGCTTGCCGAAGGCGTCAAATGCGCGCGCTCCTGGCGCATCACGACCGATGTCGGCTCCGACCCGGATTACCCGGATGTCTCGGCGCGCGATGCCGCGGCGCTGCGCGAGATCGGCTTCCGCCGCGCCGCCTGACCGCCGTGACTGTTGACGGCCGGTGCTTTCCGGCCGTCGATTTGCCCGGATGAATTGCGCTTCGGGGCATCATCCGGTAATGCTGCCTGAAAATGGTCGGATTGTTCCGCCATGGCACGGCGGACTTTTGCCGTGTGACAGGTTTTCGGCGTACCGGCTCTGCTGGAAGGGTATTCATGAGAATGACGCGAAATATTCGGGTGCGTACCGGCCTTCTCGGCCTTCTCGGCGGCAGCCTTCTCCTGACCGGCTGCATGGGCCCGACCTACGGCACGGACAAGACCGCCGGCGAACAGTTGATGGACGACCTCGGCAACGCCGTCATGATCCAGCCGGACAACAAGGACGCCAAGAAGATCCGCTACCAGCCGCGCGGCAGCCTCGTCGTGCCGAAGGACAAGACGGCTCTGTCCAGCCCGCAGCAGTCGGTGGCCGCCAAGGACAATCCGCAGTGGCTGGAAAATCCCGAGGACATGCGCGAGCGCCTGCGTGACGAGGCGGATGCGAACACCAACAATCCGGGCTACCGCTCGCCGCTGGCCAGCCAGCATTCGAATGCCCAGCAGGTTGGCGTCGCGTCGCAGACGCAGGCCTATCGCGAGGCCCGCCGCCTCCAGGACGGCACCTATTCCGACAAGCGCCGCTACCTGAGCGATCCGCCGGTCGACTACCGCCGCCTTCCCGAGCAGGCGCAGGCCGATCTCGGCGAACCCGAGAAGCAGAAGGAACGCCGCCGCAAGAAGGAGGCCAAGGCCGCCAAGCAGTCCGGCTCCTCCTGGTGGCCCTTCTGACGGATGACCGCCTATCGAATTCGCCCGGCGACCGTGGCGGATGCCGCGATCATCCTGCGCTTCATCCGCGAACTGGCTGATTACGAAAACGCCCTCGACGAAGTCGCCGCGACGGAAGAGACGGTCGCGGCCTCGCTGTTCGGCGAAGGCTCGGTAAGCTTCGCGGCGATCTGCGAGACCGAGGCGGGCGAGCCGGCAGGCTCCGCCGTCTGGTTCAAGACCTATTCCACCTGGCAGGCGAAGAACGGCCTCTATCTCGAAGACCTCTACGTGACGCCCGCCCATCGCGGCGCTGGGGTCGGCAAGATGCTGCTGCGCCACCTCGCGCGCATCGCCGTCGAGGAGGATTGCGCCCGTTTCGAATGGAGCGTCCTCGACTGGAACGAGCCGGCGATCCGGGTCTACGAGGCGATCGGCGCCGAGCCGCACAAGGAATGGGTCCGCTACCGCCTGGCGGGCGACCGGCTGAAGCGTTTCGCCGAGGGCTGAAAGCCCTATCCGCCCCGCCGCGCCAGCAGGGCGAGGTGCAGCGCATGCATGCCGATGAAGGCGGCCGAGGCCGGCAGCATCGTCCCGAAGGTTTCGCCGCCGAACGCGAGGGCCAAGAGCAGGATGGCCGCGACGGCGGGAATGAAGGCGAGTGCCAGGGGCCGCGGCAGGCTCCAGTTCGGCTTTCCGTCCAGTCCCCACTGCATCGTCAGACGCGCCTTGCCCGGCGCGATGCGCCGCGCGCCGATGGCCGACATGATGGCCATGACGGCGAGGGCAGCAAAAACGAGAAGCAGCGCCATCAGCCCTCGCGCCTTTCCTTGAAGAAATCCTTCAGGATGTCCGCGGCCTCCACGCCGCCGATGCCGGAATAGACGTCGGGCGCATGGTGGCAGGTCGGCTGGGCGAAGAAGCGCACGCCGTTCTCCACCGCCCCGCCCTTCGGATCCTCGGCGCCGTAGTAGAGCCGGCGGATGCGGGCGAAGGAAATGGCGGCGGCGCAGAGCGTGCAGGGCTCCAGCGTCACGTAGAGGTCGGCACCCGCCAGCCGCTCCCGCCCGAGCGTGCGGGACGCTTCGCGGATCACGGCGACCTCGGCATGGGCGGTCACGTCGTTCTCCGCGCGCGTGCGGTTTCCCGACCGCGCGACGACCGCGCCGTCCAGCACCAGCACCGCGCCGACCGGCACTTCGCCCCGCGCGCCGGCCGCCCGTGCTTCCTCGAGCGCGATCTCCATGAAGCGATTTG
It encodes the following:
- a CDS encoding bifunctional riboflavin kinase/FAD synthetase translates to MTVFHRNETREPLPEPLRGGVIAIGNFDGVHRGHQAVLQRALDIAADRAIPALVLTFEPHPRTVFRPERPVFRITPAPLKARILEGMGFSAVIEYPFDRSFSEISAHDFIGSVLMDWLHASEVVTGFDFHFGRGREGGPAFLMAAGQDNGFGVTLVDAFRDENASVISSSFIRALLGEGEVAEAAGQLGYRYTVEAEVIGGKRLGRTLGYPTANMQLPPEVELRNGIYAVRFRRPDGSLHDGVASYGRRPTVDANGAPLLETFLFDFSGDLYGEVCAVSFFGHLRDELKFDGLDALVVQMKRDEEEARALLSGVRPLGAIDRRLCF
- a CDS encoding TIGR01459 family HAD-type hydrolase, with protein sequence MAQRIQSFRDIAAQYDAVLCDVWGVLHNGVEAFSHASEALAEARAAGLSVVLVTNSPRPHPGVKVQIRGLGVRDDAYDRIVTSGDVTRSLIAEGPGKVYFIGAEKDLPLLDGLDVETVGLKEAGIVVCAGLRDDEVEAVEDYREELAALAARGLPFICANPDLVVERGHKLIACAGALAGLYEELGGTTRIAGKPHRPIYEKSLAELRAVRGAFDMARVIAIGDGMPTDVRGAQAYGLDVLYISGGIHAGHYVEGGRTDEARLAAFLAAEDAHPKWWMPRLQ
- the ileS gene encoding isoleucine--tRNA ligase, which translates into the protein MTDTAEKVDYSSTLYLPQTDFPMRAGLPQKEPETVARWQKMELYKKLRASAAGREKFVLHDGPPYANGNIHIGHALNKILKDVINRSFQMRGYDANYVPGWDCHGLPIEWKIEEKYREKGRNKDEVPVNEFRQECRDFASGWIKVQTEEFKRLGIEGDFENPYTTMNFHAEARIAGELLKIAKSGQLYRGSKPVMWSVVERTALAEAEVEYADVESDTIWVKFPIVEGPADLQGNFVVIWTTTPWTIPGNRAIAFSSRFPYGLYEVESAQNDFGPQPGEKLIFATRLADEAAAKAKLTFRFVRDVAPEELAAITCTHPLKDLGYTFPVPLLDGDHVTDDAGTGFVHTAPSHGREDFDAWTAKARELEARGISSKIPFPVDDAGFYTADAPGFEGARVMDDNGKKGDANERVIKALIASNMLFARGRLKHSYPHSWRSKKPVIFRNTPQWFVYMDKELGDGTTLRSRSLSAIDDTRFVPAAGQNRLRAMIEGRPDWVLSRQRAWGVPIAVFADENGEVLVDDAVNARILEAFEKEGADAWFAEGAKERFLGREHDAARWTQVMDILDVWFDSGSTHTFTLEDRPDLKWPADVYLEGSDQHRGWFHSSLLESCATRGRAPYNAVVTHGFTMDEKGEKMSKSKGNVVSPQDVMKESGADILRLWVMTTDYWEDQRLGKTIIQTNIDAYRKLRNTVRWMLGTLAHDTGEEIALADMPELERLMLHRLSQLDVLVREGYDAFDFKKITRALIDFSNVELSAFYFDIRKDALYCDAPSSLKRRAALSVIRKLFECLVTWLAPMLPFTMEEAWLSRKPDAVSVHLEQFPAVPAEWRDDALEAKWEKIRDVRSVVTGALEIERREKRIGASLEAAPVVHVGDAELLKALEGQDFAEICITSAITVVAGEGPAGAFRLAEVAKVSVEPKLAEGVKCARSWRITTDVGSDPDYPDVSARDAAALREIGFRRAA
- the groL gene encoding chaperonin GroEL (60 kDa chaperone family; promotes refolding of misfolded polypeptides especially under stressful conditions; forms two stacked rings of heptamers to form a barrel-shaped 14mer; ends can be capped by GroES; misfolded proteins enter the barrel where they are refolded when GroES binds), with protein sequence MAAKEVKFGRTAREKMLRGVDVLADAVKVTLGPKGRNVVIDKSFGAPRITKDGVSVAKEIELEDKFENMGAQLVREVASKTNDIAGDGTTTATVLAQAIVREGHKAVAAGMNPMDLKRGIDLAVAEVVKDLQAKAKKINTSEEVAQVGTISANGDKQVGLDIAEAMQKVGNEGVITVEEAKTAETELEVVEGMQFDRGYLSPYFVTNPEKMVADLEDAYILLHEKKLSNLQAMLPVLEAVVQTGKPLVIVAEDVEGEALATLVVNKLRGGLKIAAVKAPGFGDRRKAMLEDIAILTGGTVISEDLGIKLENVTLDMLGRAKKVSISKENTTIVDGAGQKAEIEGRVAQIKAQIEETTSDYDREKLQERLAKLAGGVAVIRVGGSTEVEVKEKKDRIDDALNATRAAVQEGIVPGGGVALLRSSTKIAAKGENDDQEAGINIVRKALQSLVRQIAENAGDEASIVVGKILDKNEDNYGYNAQTGEYGDLIALGIVDPVKVVRTALQNAASVASLLITTEAMIAELPKKDAPAMPGGMGGMGGMDMM
- a CDS encoding nucleoside deaminase, which translates into the protein MTNRFMEIALEEARAAGARGEVPVGAVLVLDGAVVARSGNRTRAENDVTAHAEVAVIREASRTLGRERLAGADLYVTLEPCTLCAAAISFARIRRLYYGAEDPKGGAVENGVRFFAQPTCHHAPDVYSGIGGVEAADILKDFFKERREG
- the groES gene encoding co-chaperone GroES, which translates into the protein MASTTFRPLHDRVVVRRVESEAKTKGGIIIPDTAKEKPQEGEVVAVGSGARDESGKVVALDVKAGDRVLFGKWSGTEVKLDGEDLLIMKEADIMGIIG
- a CDS encoding GNAT family N-acetyltransferase, coding for MTAYRIRPATVADAAIILRFIRELADYENALDEVAATEETVAASLFGEGSVSFAAICETEAGEPAGSAVWFKTYSTWQAKNGLYLEDLYVTPAHRGAGVGKMLLRHLARIAVEEDCARFEWSVLDWNEPAIRVYEAIGAEPHKEWVRYRLAGDRLKRFAEG